In Methanosarcina barkeri MS, a single window of DNA contains:
- a CDS encoding PGF-pre-PGF domain-containing protein gives MTKIGSGSDPAIYGNKVVWTNSGVIKVYDLTARTVTTVNSSAASYPAIYGNILVWHDESSKTPRLAVYDMSTAAKTYITQNVDQSSRPAIYGNRIVWSADYNESNYNYNVYMRDISTSKQTKIANGNSPDIYDTRITYGYEDADGRTIAVYDINTKETINVHSSSQIFSPHIYGNKVIWSNFYSRDGFIEMYDLITKKTIDVTSDNTGNTLYGPDVIADAGDDTGTHIDINGDKIVYSKSGDDQFGYAGVYVYDIPSAKSTPVYIYPKETYTTPDVYENTIVWGIDSNYGRGETEDSDNNGIYLSDLSAINSLLQVAEFTANVTSGTAPLVVLFTANGIDGGSASWLWDFGDGITSKHEMKATHTFTKPGTYDVTLKVTGATGNISIDKLGYIRVTNSTTPDLGIPVANFSSSVIEGYAPLTVQFTDLSQNAVSRVWDFDSDGKADSSDPNPIYIYSTPGTYFVNLTIYNANGFSYLINTITVLESNSSDDSNSSSDGNSKSGGSKSSGSKSSGSGGGGGSPEPAKNIEVKELSQVFITNGKEVKFDFTKNATCVVSVNFDAKKTLGKTTTIVEMLKGKSSLVSELPSGEVYKSFNVWVGNGGIATSKNVENPTVCFKVEKSWIENKKIDPASITLNSYSEKKWGQLEVETSGKDDKFLYFTAKTPEFSSFAITGTAKKISDETVTESQPETEIGAVNNNVNENETGNEGMEAEQKEIQGTSGFEIGLGIACILGLFLYKRKH, from the coding sequence GTGACGAAAATTGGTAGTGGGTCTGATCCTGCTATTTATGGTAACAAAGTAGTATGGACAAATAGTGGTGTTATAAAGGTTTATGATTTGACCGCCAGAACAGTCACTACAGTTAATTCTTCTGCAGCATCTTATCCGGCTATTTACGGCAATATATTAGTGTGGCATGACGAAAGCAGCAAGACGCCAAGGCTTGCAGTATACGACATGTCAACAGCCGCAAAAACTTACATTACACAGAATGTAGATCAATCCAGCAGACCTGCCATTTATGGCAATAGGATCGTTTGGAGTGCAGATTACAATGAATCAAATTACAATTACAACGTATATATGCGTGATATCTCAACTTCCAAACAAACTAAAATTGCAAATGGAAACAGTCCTGACATATACGATACCAGGATAACATATGGTTACGAGGATGCAGATGGGAGAACCATAGCTGTTTACGATATTAATACTAAGGAAACTATAAATGTACACTCTTCTAGCCAGATATTTAGTCCCCATATATATGGTAATAAAGTGATATGGTCAAACTTCTATTCCAGGGACGGATTTATTGAAATGTATGACCTTATTACCAAAAAAACCATAGATGTTACCAGTGATAATACAGGTAATACTTTATATGGACCTGATGTCATAGCTGATGCGGGAGATGACACAGGTACTCATATTGACATAAACGGAGACAAAATCGTATATTCAAAATCTGGCGATGACCAGTTTGGTTATGCAGGTGTATACGTTTATGATATTCCTTCAGCAAAAAGCACTCCAGTTTACATTTATCCAAAAGAAACTTACACTACACCGGACGTGTACGAGAACACTATTGTATGGGGAATAGATAGTAACTATGGCAGGGGGGAGACTGAAGATAGCGACAATAATGGTATCTATTTAAGTGATCTTTCTGCCATAAACTCCCTACTACAGGTAGCTGAATTTACTGCCAATGTAACTTCCGGAACTGCACCTTTAGTTGTGTTATTTACTGCCAACGGTATTGATGGAGGTTCGGCTTCATGGCTCTGGGATTTTGGGGACGGAATTACCTCTAAACATGAAATGAAGGCAACGCACACATTTACCAAACCTGGCACATATGACGTTACTTTAAAGGTAACCGGTGCCACTGGCAATATTTCTATAGATAAACTGGGTTACATTAGGGTCACGAATTCTACTACTCCAGACCTGGGGATTCCGGTTGCAAACTTCAGTAGCAGCGTTATCGAGGGGTATGCTCCCCTAACGGTACAGTTTACTGATCTTTCTCAGAATGCAGTCTCAAGGGTATGGGACTTTGATTCTGACGGAAAGGCTGACTCCAGTGACCCGAATCCCATTTATATATATTCAACCCCTGGTACATATTTCGTTAACCTGACAATCTATAATGCAAACGGTTTCTCTTACCTTATTAATACAATAACTGTACTGGAAAGCAATTCCAGCGACGACAGTAACTCAAGCAGTGACGGAAACAGCAAGAGCGGTGGTAGCAAAAGCAGCGGTAGCAAAAGCAGTGGTAGCGGAGGAGGAGGTGGCTCTCCTGAGCCTGCAAAAAACATTGAAGTAAAGGAACTTTCACAGGTGTTCATTACAAATGGAAAAGAGGTAAAATTTGATTTTACTAAGAATGCAACCTGCGTTGTTTCTGTGAACTTTGATGCAAAAAAGACTCTGGGTAAAACCACAACCATTGTAGAGATGTTGAAAGGAAAATCTTCCCTGGTTTCCGAACTGCCTTCTGGAGAGGTCTACAAATCCTTTAATGTTTGGGTTGGGAATGGCGGAATTGCAACCTCAAAGAACGTAGAAAACCCGACCGTTTGTTTCAAGGTTGAAAAATCCTGGATAGAGAATAAAAAGATCGATCCAGCTTCAATCACCCTTAACAGTTATAGCGAGAAAAAATGGGGGCAGCTGGAGGTAGAAACATCCGGAAAAGATGATAAATTCCTGTATTTCACGGCAAAAACTCCGGAATTCTCTTCCTTTGCAATAACAGGCACAGCAAAAAAAATCTCTGATGAAACTGTGACAGAATCCCAGCCTGAGACAGAGATAGGAGCAGTTAATAATAATGTAAACGAAAACGAGACTGGGAACGAAGGAATGGAAGCTGAACAAAAAGAAATTCAGGGTACGTCTGGATTTGAAATAGGCTTAGGAATAGCTTGTATCCTTGGCTTATTCCTTTATAAGCGGAAGCACTAA
- a CDS encoding DHHA1 domain-containing protein, whose product MKELHNWIKAKTLVLTHGDSDGICSGAIAKTAYPDAYVYFTNPVNLLEKLGLIKNVKTLIICDIAIDERNCSELHAALRGFAEKCNLYYIDHHPLPKSCEKESWFYHDIEACSAELTYRLLEDRLDRDMRRIAIYGAIGDFCDNTPCLKSWVKDWDKRNLYFQAGTLTQAILYKGRDYEFKRKLLEPLSKDIIPSNIPELLKLAREAAINEERLRLFVKYNVEALKNSAYIVNTNNSISKAAIYAASYGRREVGIAAEFRERKGAYDLSIRSRGEVDINNILRSVAPRFGGSGGGHPLAAGARIPEDSLNAFLKAFDKELGEAHG is encoded by the coding sequence ATGAAAGAACTCCATAACTGGATCAAAGCGAAAACTCTAGTTCTTACTCACGGAGATTCGGATGGTATATGCTCAGGTGCGATTGCAAAAACCGCTTATCCGGATGCATATGTGTATTTCACGAATCCTGTAAACCTTCTTGAAAAATTAGGGCTTATAAAAAATGTGAAAACCCTTATTATTTGCGATATTGCAATCGATGAAAGGAACTGCTCTGAACTTCATGCAGCACTTAGAGGATTTGCGGAGAAGTGCAACCTTTACTATATTGACCACCACCCTCTCCCGAAAAGCTGTGAAAAAGAGAGCTGGTTCTACCATGATATCGAAGCTTGTTCCGCAGAGTTGACCTACAGGCTCTTAGAGGATCGCCTGGACAGAGATATGCGTAGGATAGCAATCTATGGAGCGATTGGGGATTTTTGTGACAACACTCCATGTTTAAAGAGCTGGGTCAAAGATTGGGATAAAAGGAATCTTTATTTTCAGGCCGGAACCCTGACCCAGGCCATCCTATATAAAGGAAGGGATTACGAATTCAAAAGGAAACTTCTTGAACCCCTCTCAAAAGACATAATCCCTTCAAATATTCCGGAACTGCTTAAGCTTGCCAGGGAAGCTGCAATTAACGAGGAGAGATTAAGGCTTTTTGTTAAATATAATGTGGAAGCTCTTAAAAATAGTGCATATATTGTAAATACAAATAACTCTATTTCAAAGGCAGCGATCTACGCAGCTTCTTACGGCAGGCGGGAAGTAGGGATTGCAGCCGAATTCCGTGAAAGAAAGGGAGCTTATGACCTCAGTATCCGCTCCAGGGGAGAGGTCGACATAAACAATATTCTCCGTTCAGTCGCACCAAGATTCGGAGGAAGCGGCGGTGGACATCCCCTTGCGGCAGGCGCTCGAATTCCTGAAGATTCCCTTAACGCATTCCTCAAAGCTTTTGATAAGGAACTGGGAGAAGCACATGGGTAA
- the engB gene encoding GTP-binding protein EngB — protein sequence METSKTAAESGVSFEIIFVGRSNVGKSSLLRELFGAKVRVGKRPGVTLRPAHVQVSNLLITDMPGFGFMSGVKDRKQDIVKDKTVHYIEDNAERIQLGVLVIDSPSFPQIVDRWDSKDQIPIDVEMFDFLREVGIDTIIAANKMDKVKESDYDPLLDEITVRLGLEPPWQNWRHIIAPISAKKGDIKALKGLLRDRLHEMKRDDLFKYV from the coding sequence ATGGAAACCAGTAAGACTGCAGCTGAAAGCGGGGTAAGTTTTGAGATTATTTTTGTAGGCCGTTCAAACGTGGGAAAATCCTCGTTGCTAAGGGAACTCTTCGGAGCGAAAGTAAGGGTTGGAAAACGTCCTGGGGTTACCTTACGCCCTGCGCATGTCCAGGTCTCGAACCTGCTTATTACGGATATGCCTGGCTTCGGCTTCATGAGTGGAGTAAAAGACCGAAAGCAGGACATCGTAAAAGACAAAACCGTGCACTATATCGAAGACAATGCCGAAAGGATCCAGCTCGGGGTGCTTGTAATAGACAGCCCGTCTTTCCCGCAGATAGTAGACCGATGGGACTCAAAGGACCAGATTCCAATAGATGTTGAAATGTTTGATTTCCTCAGGGAAGTCGGGATTGACACCATTATTGCTGCAAACAAGATGGATAAGGTAAAAGAAAGCGATTATGATCCCCTTCTTGACGAGATTACAGTTCGACTCGGGCTTGAACCTCCCTGGCAGAACTGGAGGCATATAATAGCTCCTATCAGCGCCAAAAAAGGAGACATAAAAGCTTTAAAAGGTCTGCTTCGGGACAGGCTGCATGAAATGAAAAGAGATGACCTGTTCAAGTATGTTTGA
- a CDS encoding transcriptional regulator FilR1 domain-containing protein, giving the protein MLKEIGCPYNFKVLYDKRTKIHNVYSNQLKIIKNADYIYGISSVITEDYADSISERVKEGTPVELIVPLHVAEELKQSPYAEKLKILKNYKNFQLKSKNEDLKMGLIVTDKCLALNTRKAALNMT; this is encoded by the coding sequence TTGCTAAAAGAAATTGGATGTCCTTACAATTTTAAAGTTCTCTATGATAAAAGGACAAAAATTCATAATGTCTACAGCAACCAGTTAAAAATAATTAAAAATGCTGATTATATATACGGCATATCATCCGTAATAACTGAAGACTATGCTGATTCTATCTCGGAGAGAGTTAAAGAAGGAACCCCCGTTGAGCTTATAGTTCCTCTTCATGTTGCAGAAGAATTAAAACAGTCGCCTTATGCAGAAAAACTGAAGATACTGAAAAATTATAAAAATTTTCAGTTAAAATCTAAGAATGAAGACCTTAAAATGGGGCTAATTGTTACGGATAAATGCCTGGCCTTAAATACAAGAAAAGCGGCACTGAATATGACATAA
- a CDS encoding ATP-dependent DNA ligase, whose amino-acid sequence MTSFREFAETCQAIEKISSTIDTTSRVADLLKKVDVEELPIATHFIMSEVFPAWSGEQLGIGTSLLYVSLSKASGMTVKSIESLIRTTGDIGDTALLILKEKRKNQVTFSSFFEEQPELSITEVYNRFKIASEASGKGSQDIKIKNLQFLFTSSTPREAKYISRLALEELRIGVGEGVVRDAIAKAFSVPADVVEHAFMVTNDLGIVAATAKEGGVEALESLGIEIKRPIKMMLSQISPDIVADIKEMKEAAIEWKFDGARIQVHKAGDSVMLFSRKLENVTNSLPDLVEIVRKHVKAESAILDGEAVAVDENGKPRAFQEILKRFRRKYDVEEKALGIPIQLNLFDIMYLNGKTLIDLPLIERRKALESCVESSVEDSKSISVDKQVITGDLELIEKIYKEALDAGHEGVMVKNPNSFYSPGKRGKNWLKKKPLMETLDLVIVGAEWGFGRRANLLGSYTVACYDPENLRFLQIGKVGTGLTDDQLKELTEILSGLMEGGEAGGIFAIRPKIVLEIAFEEIQKSPNYDSGFALRFPRFIRIRDDKDPEEADTIQRIGKVYSQQLKRL is encoded by the coding sequence ATGACAAGTTTCAGGGAATTTGCAGAAACCTGCCAGGCGATTGAAAAAATCTCGAGTACAATTGATACTACAAGTAGGGTTGCTGACCTTCTTAAGAAGGTTGATGTTGAAGAGCTGCCCATTGCAACTCATTTTATTATGAGTGAGGTTTTTCCTGCCTGGAGCGGAGAACAATTGGGAATTGGCACTAGCCTGCTGTATGTTTCACTTTCCAAAGCCTCCGGAATGACAGTAAAAAGTATAGAATCTCTTATTCGGACTACCGGAGATATAGGGGACACAGCCCTTCTGATCCTCAAGGAGAAAAGGAAAAATCAGGTTACTTTTTCCTCTTTCTTCGAAGAGCAGCCCGAACTCTCAATAACCGAAGTTTATAACCGTTTTAAGATTGCCTCCGAAGCCTCAGGAAAAGGCTCACAGGACATTAAGATAAAGAATCTTCAGTTTCTCTTTACTTCCTCGACTCCAAGGGAAGCAAAATATATCTCCAGACTTGCGCTTGAGGAACTTCGCATAGGCGTCGGAGAAGGCGTTGTAAGGGATGCAATTGCAAAAGCTTTTTCCGTGCCTGCGGATGTGGTTGAACACGCCTTTATGGTTACTAATGACCTGGGGATAGTCGCTGCAACTGCCAAGGAGGGCGGGGTGGAAGCCCTGGAGAGTCTCGGGATTGAGATCAAACGCCCGATCAAGATGATGCTCTCACAGATCAGCCCTGACATAGTTGCTGACATAAAGGAAATGAAGGAAGCTGCGATCGAATGGAAATTCGATGGGGCAAGAATCCAGGTTCACAAGGCCGGAGATTCGGTTATGCTTTTTTCACGAAAGCTTGAAAATGTCACAAACTCCCTTCCTGACCTTGTAGAAATAGTCCGCAAACATGTAAAGGCCGAATCCGCAATCCTTGACGGAGAAGCTGTTGCAGTGGACGAGAATGGTAAGCCCAGGGCATTTCAGGAGATCCTTAAACGTTTCCGGCGCAAGTACGATGTGGAAGAAAAAGCCCTTGGCATCCCTATTCAGCTAAACCTTTTTGACATAATGTACTTAAACGGAAAAACGCTGATAGACCTGCCTCTGATTGAGCGGCGAAAAGCGCTTGAATCCTGCGTGGAAAGCTCGGTTGAGGATTCAAAATCCATCTCCGTGGACAAACAGGTGATAACCGGAGACCTCGAACTTATAGAGAAGATCTATAAGGAAGCCTTAGATGCCGGGCACGAAGGAGTTATGGTCAAAAATCCGAATTCGTTTTATTCCCCTGGTAAACGTGGCAAAAACTGGCTTAAGAAAAAGCCTCTTATGGAAACCCTTGACCTTGTAATCGTAGGAGCCGAGTGGGGCTTTGGCAGGCGTGCCAACCTCCTGGGTTCTTATACGGTTGCCTGTTATGACCCAGAAAACCTGCGTTTTCTCCAGATCGGCAAAGTGGGTACAGGCCTGACCGACGATCAGTTAAAGGAACTCACAGAGATACTTTCCGGGCTTATGGAAGGCGGAGAGGCAGGCGGCATATTTGCAATCCGGCCGAAAATAGTCCTGGAAATCGCCTTTGAGGAAATCCAGAAAAGCCCCAATTATGATTCAGGCTTTGCATTGCGTTTCCCTCGCTTTATTCGTATCCGGGACGATAAAGATCCCGAAGAAGCCGATACGATACAGAGAATTGGAAAGGTATATAGCCAGCAGTTGAAAAGGTTGTAA
- a CDS encoding homoserine dehydrogenase: MKTVCCSILGFGAIGQGVAEVLLMKKEYLESIGLEVKVVAVVDSKGATVNPKGVDLADCLVRKRRDRTVALENISGVEVIQSVAHDLVIETTPTNILTGGAGMQNMFAAFKTGKDVITSNKGPLTLKYKELMEAAKAAGSHFRFEATVGGSMPIINLVNEVLAGNKVKSIKGILNGTCNYILTRMLEERASYNDILAESMQLGIAETNPTYDVEGIDTACKLVILANAIFGLDATYNDVEVTGITKVTPEALEMAYEKGHVIKLIGEVSRERIHVAPRLVPINHPLAVGGTLNVASVETELAGEITVTGKGAGPIETASAILSDLIAIYGN; this comes from the coding sequence ATGAAAACAGTGTGCTGTTCCATTCTCGGGTTTGGTGCAATCGGACAGGGCGTGGCTGAAGTACTCCTTATGAAAAAAGAGTATCTGGAAAGTATCGGGCTGGAAGTAAAAGTAGTTGCTGTTGTGGACTCAAAGGGCGCAACTGTTAATCCTAAAGGGGTGGATCTTGCCGACTGCCTTGTCAGGAAGAGGAGAGACAGGACGGTAGCTCTTGAAAATATCTCTGGAGTCGAGGTTATCCAATCCGTAGCTCATGATCTTGTAATCGAGACTACCCCGACGAATATACTAACTGGCGGGGCAGGTATGCAGAATATGTTTGCGGCCTTCAAGACCGGAAAAGATGTTATTACCTCCAATAAAGGGCCTCTTACCCTTAAGTACAAAGAACTCATGGAAGCCGCAAAGGCAGCAGGTTCTCATTTCAGGTTCGAAGCGACTGTCGGTGGGTCAATGCCTATTATCAACCTAGTAAACGAAGTGCTTGCAGGCAATAAGGTTAAAAGTATCAAAGGAATTCTAAATGGGACCTGTAATTATATCCTGACAAGAATGCTGGAGGAAAGGGCAAGTTACAATGACATTCTTGCCGAATCCATGCAGCTTGGTATTGCTGAAACCAACCCTACATATGATGTGGAAGGAATTGATACGGCTTGCAAACTCGTTATTCTTGCCAACGCAATTTTCGGACTTGATGCTACTTATAATGACGTTGAGGTTACGGGAATCACGAAAGTTACACCTGAAGCCCTTGAGATGGCTTATGAAAAAGGGCATGTGATCAAGCTTATAGGAGAAGTCAGCAGGGAAAGAATTCATGTAGCCCCCAGACTTGTACCTATCAACCATCCTCTTGCAGTCGGAGGGACGCTAAATGTGGCTTCGGTAGAAACCGAACTTGCGGGGGAAATTACGGTTACGGGTAAAGGTGCAGGCCCAATTGAAACTGCAAGTGCGATTCTCAGCGATCTGATCGCAATTTACGGAAATTGA
- a CDS encoding amino acid-binding protein, producing MRVSMDIELKDVPGQMLLALQPLSECKANLITVVHHHQKRTPRKTVPVKLVLETRPESIETIKAKLEENGIRVVRVGEHRFRESINVVLIGHVVHTGIQDTIDEIDRTGFAEVVDLSLSMPGINMLSSALIKIDAVGKEDLHKALAILKEVSAKKDLLMVLPIDIQA from the coding sequence ATGCGAGTTTCCATGGACATTGAATTAAAAGATGTACCCGGGCAGATGCTTTTAGCCCTCCAGCCCCTTTCGGAATGTAAGGCTAACCTGATAACAGTAGTACATCACCACCAGAAGAGAACCCCACGAAAAACAGTACCTGTAAAGCTTGTACTTGAAACAAGGCCTGAAAGCATTGAGACAATAAAGGCTAAACTTGAAGAAAACGGGATTCGAGTTGTAAGAGTCGGTGAACACCGTTTCAGGGAAAGTATAAATGTAGTGCTCATAGGGCACGTGGTCCATACAGGGATCCAGGATACGATTGATGAGATTGACAGGACAGGGTTTGCTGAGGTTGTGGACCTTTCCCTCTCTATGCCAGGTATCAATATGCTCTCTTCAGCCCTCATAAAAATCGATGCTGTCGGTAAAGAGGATTTGCACAAGGCACTCGCCATTCTCAAAGAAGTCTCGGCAAAAAAAGACCTGCTTATGGTTCTTCCAATTGATATCCAGGCCTGA